In Stieleria varia, one genomic interval encodes:
- a CDS encoding tubulin-like doman-containing protein: MSSNVHILTGCGGTGVTTLLRTLELMVEDPYWRPRLHRDIYFILIDTDRKDIQNFKRRKSELLAGLPHEPYLLVHNLAQNISHLQQPVLSRFRANDESPDAIKGRDRLLRHWWNRSASEPFYAPWVDDIVQGAGQCGPVSYFLSWLRMPEFDVALKDLLREIETRQGGLGPWKVLNSLIVSGLAGGTGRGCWQWIGFKIRDFFARQGHSPAPTGFLIDQSAFEDRKRSRPRTAVAMTVNSLTGLSELSGWITNQRAENHKDVYRFRLPSFHSPANEVSDVIQPDPESNQWHGGPINSVHLIFGSNGQTHLASAEQYFEMVGTGIYCAISNSDIQAQNINDRGSAHYYSMASATVEVKANQIRKFFEWTARAEAIHRLRNRDDSVADRAAGEFLKQNKLQLGLLSATSRSAKVDSPFEPDAHGTPLQRLLAFIDGARAKFKNALNEAFDSDDTDLVLDAAGQLSGERESLIADARQKLKAAFDEVRIASFDEVEPEMQTFPVGPALAAAKQLYERTGSVANMLQFLKRTRQTFEYERESLNAVTESTHREIDSLINQVSGRSYALFGERFDDAEETEIKSACDIQFLAKNDEHIRMYLKSIYAEWIGKLRSLEERLELYLESLGAAEILLRDRCDAVVPGTTDARSLLFSKEDKPEDSAIDPLHPERFFRRTLQPVISDARINELVEPMVAKSSVLTSLVSDAFKPLDKDAYVRQQTGRNQRDRLVAEVTQVVRVNDDFMPREFALRKVAYDLAKAWCKRLDGAVSSDERNYLTDLCYATLGFKPQTQKSRDEIQHVLPTEEDIIHYLAAATAKNCKPYWQIRSDALVHPFSVSLFFVTDLSEDESKAKLQPLLTDRPVNIDVNARTNNDQHSGHNPYVLLAYSNEGIDSLEPIQSARYHEEENIETLIKQTENPSGDTIFQRGIGYTSPIFVTEPAISSKRWKPWAKDLRFEENQRQGRVMDAILYSLFPGKSDDAHVVDLLSKLSHCDWPMSLFEPQDRNYFKVARLPRIWQGGRSAIDQQTSHLDGWSEGSNVASSAGIANVLKRLEESPAWVGRIHQETEMFLDDVLPFLGYGPTTPARKAVFAAFQGWLRSEMDDADKNKDEAAREIWSTLLQRAAQWGISG; encoded by the coding sequence ATGTCATCGAACGTTCATATTTTGACCGGATGTGGCGGTACGGGAGTCACGACGCTGCTGCGAACACTGGAGTTGATGGTCGAAGATCCCTACTGGCGTCCAAGACTGCATCGCGACATCTATTTCATCTTGATCGATACCGATCGCAAGGACATCCAGAATTTCAAACGACGCAAAAGCGAGCTGCTGGCGGGGTTGCCTCATGAGCCGTACTTGTTGGTTCACAACTTGGCGCAAAACATTTCGCACCTGCAGCAACCCGTGCTCAGTCGTTTTCGCGCCAACGATGAATCGCCCGATGCGATCAAGGGACGCGATCGGCTGCTCAGGCACTGGTGGAATCGCAGCGCGTCGGAACCGTTTTATGCTCCGTGGGTCGATGACATCGTGCAGGGGGCCGGGCAATGCGGCCCGGTTTCGTATTTCCTCAGTTGGTTGCGGATGCCCGAGTTTGACGTGGCGCTCAAGGACCTGTTGCGTGAGATCGAGACGCGTCAGGGCGGACTGGGGCCGTGGAAGGTACTCAATTCGTTGATCGTTTCCGGTTTGGCCGGGGGCACCGGGCGCGGATGCTGGCAGTGGATCGGATTCAAGATCCGTGACTTCTTTGCCCGTCAGGGACACAGCCCCGCACCGACGGGATTCTTGATCGACCAATCCGCCTTTGAGGACCGCAAACGCAGTCGTCCACGAACGGCGGTTGCGATGACGGTCAACTCGCTGACCGGGTTGTCGGAACTGTCCGGTTGGATCACCAACCAGCGTGCCGAAAACCACAAGGACGTTTATCGATTCCGCTTGCCCAGTTTTCATTCGCCGGCCAACGAAGTCTCTGATGTGATCCAACCGGACCCGGAGTCCAACCAGTGGCACGGCGGTCCGATCAACTCGGTCCACTTGATCTTTGGCTCCAACGGTCAAACCCACCTGGCCTCCGCCGAACAGTACTTTGAAATGGTCGGCACGGGGATCTACTGCGCGATCAGCAACAGCGACATCCAAGCGCAGAACATCAACGATCGTGGCAGCGCGCACTACTACAGCATGGCCAGTGCGACCGTGGAGGTGAAAGCCAACCAGATCCGCAAGTTCTTTGAGTGGACGGCTCGCGCCGAAGCGATCCACCGATTGCGAAATCGCGATGACAGCGTGGCCGATCGGGCTGCCGGGGAGTTCTTGAAGCAAAACAAGCTGCAGTTGGGTTTGCTTTCTGCGACTAGCCGCAGTGCCAAAGTCGATTCGCCCTTTGAGCCTGACGCACACGGAACTCCTTTGCAGCGTCTGCTGGCGTTCATCGACGGCGCCAGGGCGAAATTCAAGAATGCCCTGAATGAAGCGTTTGATTCCGACGACACGGATTTGGTTCTCGATGCCGCCGGACAACTCTCTGGGGAACGCGAATCGCTGATCGCCGACGCTCGCCAAAAACTCAAAGCCGCATTTGATGAGGTCCGGATCGCTTCGTTTGATGAGGTCGAGCCCGAGATGCAGACGTTCCCGGTCGGCCCGGCATTGGCGGCGGCCAAGCAGTTGTATGAACGAACCGGGTCGGTCGCCAACATGTTGCAGTTCCTCAAACGTACACGGCAGACGTTTGAGTACGAGCGTGAGTCGCTCAACGCGGTGACCGAGTCGACTCATCGTGAAATCGATTCGCTGATCAACCAAGTCTCCGGTCGCAGTTACGCGTTGTTCGGCGAACGATTCGACGATGCGGAGGAGACTGAGATCAAGAGCGCCTGTGACATCCAGTTTCTCGCCAAGAACGACGAACACATTCGCATGTACCTCAAGTCGATCTATGCCGAATGGATCGGAAAACTCCGTTCGTTGGAGGAGCGATTGGAGTTGTACCTCGAATCGCTGGGCGCCGCAGAGATTCTGCTGCGGGATCGCTGCGACGCGGTTGTCCCCGGGACCACCGATGCCCGTTCGCTGCTGTTCAGCAAAGAAGACAAGCCGGAGGATTCGGCGATCGACCCGCTGCATCCTGAGCGATTCTTTCGACGCACCTTGCAACCGGTCATCAGTGACGCTCGCATCAACGAGCTGGTGGAGCCGATGGTCGCCAAGTCATCCGTGTTGACGTCGCTCGTCTCCGACGCGTTCAAGCCGTTGGACAAAGATGCGTATGTGCGTCAACAAACCGGTCGCAACCAACGTGATCGTTTGGTCGCCGAAGTCACACAAGTGGTGCGGGTGAACGATGATTTCATGCCACGCGAATTCGCGTTGCGGAAAGTCGCCTATGACTTGGCCAAAGCATGGTGTAAGCGGCTCGACGGCGCGGTCTCGTCTGATGAACGCAATTACTTGACCGATTTGTGTTACGCCACGTTGGGGTTCAAGCCGCAAACGCAAAAATCGCGTGATGAAATCCAGCATGTGTTGCCAACCGAAGAGGACATCATCCACTACTTGGCCGCCGCGACCGCAAAAAACTGCAAGCCGTACTGGCAAATCCGTAGCGATGCGCTCGTGCATCCGTTCTCGGTCAGCTTGTTCTTTGTCACCGATCTGTCGGAAGACGAATCGAAAGCCAAGTTGCAACCTTTGTTGACGGATCGGCCAGTCAACATCGACGTCAACGCGAGGACGAACAACGATCAGCACTCCGGACACAACCCTTATGTTTTGTTGGCCTACAGCAACGAAGGAATTGACTCCTTGGAGCCGATTCAGTCGGCCCGCTATCACGAAGAGGAGAACATCGAGACGTTGATCAAACAGACCGAGAATCCGTCGGGAGACACGATCTTTCAGCGCGGAATCGGTTACACCAGTCCGATCTTTGTCACTGAACCGGCGATCAGTTCCAAACGATGGAAGCCTTGGGCGAAAGACCTGCGATTCGAGGAAAATCAACGTCAGGGACGCGTCATGGATGCGATCTTGTATTCGCTCTTTCCGGGCAAGAGCGACGACGCCCACGTGGTCGATTTGCTCAGCAAGTTGTCCCATTGTGATTGGCCGATGTCGCTCTTTGAGCCGCAGGATCGCAACTATTTCAAGGTCGCCCGCTTGCCTCGGATTTGGCAAGGCGGCCGATCCGCCATCGACCAACAGACCAGTCACTTGGACGGTTGGTCCGAAGGTTCCAACGTCGCCTCGTCCGCCGGTATCGCCAACGTGCTCAAACGTCTGGAAGAGTCTCCAGCTTGGGTGGGACGCATCCATCAGGAGACCGAGATGTTCCTTGACGATGTGCTGCCATTCCTGGGCTACGGACCGACAACGCCCGCACGCAAAGCCGTCTTTGCCGCGTTTCAGGGTTGGCTGCGCAGCGAGATGGATGATGCCGACAAGAACAAGGACGAAGCGGCTCGCGAAATTTGGAGCACTCTGCTGCAGCGGGCAGCTCAGTGGGGAATCAGCGGTTAG
- a CDS encoding DEAD/DEAH box helicase, translating into MKSNTFRRSVLGRWSSHPVDVAWRTRWLAIATLLPLVIFAVVLATEIRNPRHWLGLWQNATVWGSLALMLICITAATLMTLGLMARLNRWSSEFKKQAPSFLGWIDPWMAIPAIALALLGPLYLAEINGIGGLAGWVFRFLAFLPLTCLIALTGAMPLRDDAEEKTKRQPWLLGVAIVFGLFALLTTAHDLAVATGATQVSGRLQGLLPGYAGVAPPFSGLVGFGLIGLVAYLAWRLWKRAPSKVEKTIRRYTSLGNLLEIRKDLISGALQEQVDDDADSQVRESGSQRVELALFGHTASEPQRGFRQVAAERFERAVSEIVSPVSGNPSNGQDNVGAADVCVMGDAGSGKTTLLIAHALAMAIESGTRTLWIVPTDMTSTQHHELSRRIQDRLQALDLDWLVATATLSVQLGVDWADGNASLPSILLANERQLREAILDNTAMNQQHRGSLLASFPQIIVDDARRVFDADPNVFSTIDQAGRLCGVYGYRTQMIVSLSSTPSSELIQAIATQPGTAVFEDAVSLQPIDSNQPTL; encoded by the coding sequence ATGAAATCGAATACCTTCCGCAGATCCGTTTTGGGCCGCTGGTCGTCGCATCCGGTCGATGTGGCTTGGCGAACCCGATGGTTGGCCATCGCGACGTTGCTGCCGCTGGTGATTTTTGCCGTGGTGTTGGCCACTGAAATTCGCAACCCGCGGCACTGGTTGGGGCTTTGGCAAAACGCAACGGTGTGGGGCAGCTTGGCGTTGATGTTGATCTGCATCACCGCTGCCACTCTGATGACGCTGGGCTTGATGGCGAGGCTGAATCGATGGAGCAGCGAGTTCAAGAAACAGGCTCCTAGCTTTCTCGGCTGGATCGATCCTTGGATGGCCATTCCGGCGATCGCGTTGGCACTGCTGGGGCCGCTTTATTTGGCGGAGATCAACGGGATCGGCGGGTTGGCGGGCTGGGTGTTTCGATTCTTGGCCTTCCTGCCCCTGACATGCTTGATCGCCCTGACAGGTGCGATGCCTTTGCGAGACGATGCAGAGGAAAAGACAAAGCGACAACCTTGGTTGCTCGGCGTGGCGATCGTGTTTGGCTTGTTCGCGTTGCTCACGACGGCTCATGATTTGGCGGTCGCTACGGGAGCGACTCAGGTCAGCGGACGCTTGCAAGGACTCTTGCCCGGCTATGCAGGCGTCGCTCCACCGTTCTCCGGTTTAGTCGGATTCGGTTTGATCGGTTTGGTTGCCTATCTGGCGTGGCGTCTTTGGAAACGTGCGCCGTCGAAAGTGGAAAAGACGATCCGGCGTTACACGTCGTTGGGTAATTTGCTTGAGATTCGCAAGGACCTGATCTCGGGGGCATTGCAGGAGCAGGTGGACGACGATGCGGATTCGCAGGTGCGCGAAAGTGGTTCTCAGCGGGTCGAGTTGGCGTTGTTTGGTCACACCGCCAGCGAGCCACAACGGGGATTTCGCCAAGTCGCCGCGGAACGTTTCGAGCGAGCGGTTTCGGAAATTGTTAGCCCGGTCAGCGGAAACCCTTCCAACGGGCAGGACAACGTCGGCGCGGCGGATGTCTGCGTGATGGGCGATGCAGGATCGGGCAAGACCACGCTGTTGATCGCCCACGCACTGGCGATGGCGATCGAGTCAGGCACTCGAACGTTGTGGATTGTGCCGACGGACATGACATCGACACAGCATCATGAGTTGAGCCGTCGGATCCAGGATCGACTACAAGCGTTGGATTTGGATTGGCTGGTCGCGACGGCAACGCTGTCGGTCCAGTTGGGTGTCGATTGGGCTGATGGAAACGCATCGCTGCCGTCGATCCTGCTGGCCAACGAGCGGCAATTGCGAGAAGCGATTTTGGACAACACGGCGATGAATCAACAGCACCGAGGCAGTCTGCTGGCGTCATTCCCACAGATCATTGTCGACGACGCGCGGAGAGTTTTTGATGCAGACCCGAACGTGTTTTCGACCATTGATCAAGCCGGGCGGCTGTGTGGTGTCTACGGATATCGGACGCAGATGATCGTCAGTTTGTCGTCAACACCGTCGAGTGAGTTGATTCAAGCAATCGCAACGCAACCGGGAACAGCGGTGTTTGAGGATGCGGTCAGCTTGCAGCCTATCGATTCAAATCAACCCACGTTGTAG
- a CDS encoding M48 family metalloprotease translates to MLAPLLFVGCDAADPDAQTMMRPVLNAQPSQVTQTSFPAYVTPQDIMTPEDAFFHHHLTPQTEGVDFLQWPLVKNLRAFGKSLADAPLRSSLATNSIYISDQPRAKPIQEMVDQCAEILELEPPKVYIQPGPPNAYVSGLQHPHAMVLTSDLLELYAETPEELRFIIGHELGHLKAEHLRTHAVGRLCVHMIGRGGRSSQSLLGDAVAAGSALTLLHWYRESECSADRCGLFCVGGDLDVAQQALMRLIHQTKPSNPLFDPEHKNFDPALVLKQSIRLREEPITKVISVIQQMQQDHPFVPERCARLSEFSKSEACRQVLLRRGPDTTEQPTMELISASVSQLQPSDVNVPLYGGGDADPFLRIRYAGQRFATDHKKNVRSASWSLTGRNHAIVPGEGIFLDLYDHNSTLAESLLGAARIPVTDLAPGEHTITTRLRTDVESPSTNVERPAITLRYRIVP, encoded by the coding sequence ATGCTGGCGCCCCTTTTGTTTGTCGGTTGCGACGCAGCCGACCCAGACGCTCAAACCATGATGCGCCCGGTGCTCAATGCCCAGCCATCGCAAGTCACCCAGACCTCGTTTCCGGCCTACGTGACCCCACAAGATATCATGACCCCGGAGGACGCGTTTTTTCACCACCACCTGACGCCACAGACCGAAGGCGTGGATTTCTTGCAGTGGCCGTTGGTCAAGAACCTGCGGGCGTTCGGCAAGTCGCTGGCCGATGCACCACTGCGATCCAGCTTGGCGACCAACTCCATCTATATCTCCGATCAACCGCGCGCCAAACCGATCCAGGAGATGGTCGATCAGTGCGCCGAGATCCTGGAACTGGAGCCGCCAAAGGTTTACATCCAACCGGGACCGCCCAATGCGTACGTCAGTGGTCTGCAGCACCCACACGCGATGGTGCTGACAAGCGACTTGCTGGAACTGTACGCGGAAACACCTGAGGAGCTTCGCTTCATCATCGGTCACGAACTTGGGCACCTCAAAGCAGAGCACTTGCGCACTCATGCGGTGGGCCGATTGTGTGTCCACATGATCGGACGTGGCGGTCGTTCCAGTCAAAGTCTACTGGGGGACGCGGTTGCCGCAGGATCGGCGCTGACGTTGTTGCACTGGTATCGCGAGTCGGAATGCTCTGCCGATCGCTGCGGATTGTTCTGTGTCGGTGGCGACTTGGATGTCGCCCAACAAGCGTTGATGCGTTTGATCCATCAGACCAAACCGTCCAATCCACTGTTCGATCCGGAACACAAAAACTTTGATCCGGCCCTGGTGCTGAAGCAATCGATTCGCTTGAGAGAAGAACCCATCACCAAAGTCATCAGTGTGATCCAACAGATGCAACAGGATCACCCGTTTGTACCCGAGCGCTGCGCACGTCTGAGCGAGTTCAGCAAGTCCGAGGCTTGCCGCCAAGTCCTGCTTCGTCGCGGCCCCGACACGACCGAGCAACCGACCATGGAACTCATCTCCGCGTCCGTATCACAACTGCAGCCCAGTGACGTCAATGTGCCCTTGTACGGCGGCGGTGACGCGGATCCCTTCTTGCGAATCCGCTATGCGGGACAACGGTTTGCGACCGACCACAAAAAGAATGTCCGCTCGGCAAGTTGGTCGCTAACCGGACGCAACCACGCGATCGTACCGGGCGAAGGTATCTTTTTGGATCTCTACGATCACAACTCGACGCTTGCCGAATCGCTATTGGGCGCGGCAAGAATCCCTGTCACCGATTTGGCCCCAGGCGAGCACACCATCACCACACGTTTGCGAACCGATGTCGAGTCTCCCAGCACCAACGTGGAACGACCTGCGATCACGCTGCGATATCGAATCGTTCCTTAG
- a CDS encoding acyl carrier protein produces the protein MATVQERVVDIVAEQLGVDKDKITRETSFVNDLGADSLDTVELVMELEEEFDISIPDEAAEKIQKVGEAVDFIENAKGDEG, from the coding sequence ATGGCTACCGTCCAAGAACGCGTGGTCGATATCGTGGCTGAACAATTGGGCGTCGATAAAGACAAAATCACTCGCGAGACTTCCTTCGTCAACGATCTCGGAGCCGACTCACTGGACACGGTTGAGTTGGTGATGGAGTTGGAGGAAGAATTCGATATCAGTATCCCCGACGAAGCTGCGGAGAAGATTCAAAAGGTCGGCGAAGCCGTCGATTTCATTGAGAATGCGAAAGGCGACGAAGGCTGA
- the fabF gene encoding beta-ketoacyl-ACP synthase II: MQPQRRIVITGVGTVTPLGNDVSTLWDRLLAGESGIHDITTLDTTKYKVHFAGDIPDFDISEFVDSREEKRLDRFTQFAVHAGGQAIRDCGIDFDSVDRTRCGVILGSGIGGLIEIENQIERMLFKGPDRVSPFTVPKMMVNAAGGNISITYGLQGPNYAVATACASATNAMGDALRSIRLGETDLVITGGSEAAITRMGLAAFQNMKALSTRNEDPAKASRPFDAGRDGFVLGEGAGVLVFEELEHAKKRGAKIYAEVLGYGTTSDAGHITAPDPEGLGAARAMQAALTDAGIAPEQVDYINAHGTSTPLGDKAETTAIKRVFGDHAYKTSVSSTKSALGHSLGASGGIEAVILCKTIETSTISPTINYETPDPDCDLDYTPNTPKQKNVEIAMSNSFGFGGHNACVIFGKMKD, encoded by the coding sequence ATGCAACCGCAACGACGAATCGTTATCACCGGTGTCGGTACCGTCACGCCGTTGGGTAACGATGTCTCGACGCTCTGGGATCGACTGTTGGCCGGTGAATCCGGGATCCACGACATCACGACTCTGGACACAACGAAGTACAAGGTTCATTTTGCCGGTGACATCCCGGATTTTGACATTTCAGAGTTTGTGGATTCACGCGAAGAGAAGCGTCTGGATCGGTTCACGCAGTTCGCGGTCCACGCGGGTGGCCAAGCGATCCGGGATTGCGGTATCGATTTTGATTCGGTGGACCGAACACGTTGTGGCGTGATCCTCGGATCGGGAATCGGTGGACTGATCGAGATCGAAAATCAGATCGAGCGGATGTTGTTCAAGGGTCCCGATCGGGTCAGCCCCTTTACGGTTCCCAAGATGATGGTCAATGCAGCGGGCGGTAACATTTCGATCACCTACGGACTGCAAGGTCCCAACTACGCCGTCGCAACGGCTTGCGCAAGTGCGACCAACGCGATGGGCGATGCGCTGCGGAGCATTCGCTTGGGCGAGACCGATTTGGTCATCACGGGCGGCAGTGAAGCGGCGATCACTCGCATGGGACTGGCAGCGTTTCAAAACATGAAAGCCTTGTCCACTCGAAACGAGGACCCGGCCAAGGCCAGCCGACCCTTTGACGCCGGTCGCGACGGATTCGTACTCGGCGAAGGTGCCGGAGTCCTGGTGTTCGAAGAGTTGGAGCACGCCAAGAAACGCGGAGCGAAGATTTACGCGGAAGTTCTCGGATACGGTACGACCAGCGATGCTGGGCACATTACCGCTCCCGATCCGGAAGGCCTTGGCGCCGCACGTGCCATGCAAGCCGCGCTCACCGACGCGGGGATCGCACCTGAGCAAGTCGATTACATCAACGCCCACGGGACCAGCACTCCGTTGGGCGATAAAGCAGAAACGACGGCCATCAAACGCGTCTTTGGCGATCACGCCTACAAGACGTCCGTCAGTAGTACCAAGAGCGCCTTGGGGCATTCCTTGGGTGCGAGTGGTGGGATCGAAGCCGTGATTTTGTGCAAGACGATCGAAACGTCGACGATTTCACCGACGATCAACTACGAAACACCCGATCCCGACTGCGATTTGGACTACACACCCAATACGCCCAAACAAAAGAACGTCGAAATTGCGATGAGCAACAGTTTCGGCTTCGGTGGCCACAACGCGTGTGTGATCTTTGGCAAGATGAAGGACTGA
- a CDS encoding 3-keto-disaccharide hydrolase yields MRHGLNSTVLSGTVIAVTLVALLSLPAPLSADEPESPAVAVPQWRDLFNGKDLSGWIDVNTSPETWSVRDGMLICTGQPIGVMRSDRQYENFIISVEWRHMEPGGNSGMFLWCDAVPSGNRLPKGMEVQMLELDWVNQHKGADGTLPPIAYVHGELFGAGGMTAIPTNPRGNRSKSVENRCLGVGQWNHYLIVAIDGSVQLSVNGKFVNSIREASVRNGYICLESEGREIHFRNMRIMELPGGMADESNTAPLIDAP; encoded by the coding sequence ATGCGTCATGGGTTGAATTCAACTGTTCTGTCAGGAACTGTAATCGCGGTGACGCTGGTCGCGTTGCTCTCACTGCCGGCACCCTTGTCCGCGGACGAACCGGAGTCCCCAGCCGTCGCGGTGCCCCAGTGGCGAGACTTGTTCAATGGCAAGGATCTCAGTGGCTGGATCGACGTCAACACCTCTCCGGAGACTTGGTCGGTTCGTGACGGCATGTTGATCTGTACGGGGCAACCGATCGGTGTGATGAGAAGTGATCGTCAATACGAGAACTTTATCATCAGCGTCGAGTGGCGGCACATGGAACCGGGCGGCAACTCCGGCATGTTCTTGTGGTGTGATGCGGTTCCCTCCGGCAATCGTTTGCCCAAAGGCATGGAAGTCCAGATGCTTGAGCTGGACTGGGTCAATCAGCACAAGGGCGCCGATGGGACACTGCCGCCGATCGCCTACGTCCACGGTGAATTATTCGGCGCGGGCGGCATGACGGCCATCCCCACCAATCCGCGTGGCAACCGCAGCAAGTCTGTCGAGAATCGTTGCCTCGGAGTGGGACAATGGAATCATTACTTGATCGTCGCCATCGATGGTTCGGTGCAGTTGTCTGTCAACGGCAAATTCGTCAACAGCATCCGTGAAGCGTCGGTGCGTAACGGCTACATCTGCCTAGAATCCGAAGGACGTGAGATTCACTTTCGCAACATGCGGATCATGGAACTACCAGGCGGCATGGCCGATGAAAGCAATACCGCCCCGTTGATCGATGCCCCTTGA
- a CDS encoding YceH family protein, translated as MSEESDPKPSPISDKAQRVLGVLVEKAKTTPDNYPLSLAGLVSGCNQKSNRSPVMDLDEDDVLLALDELRERGAAREVQGNGRVTKYRHAAYEWLGVDSPGAAIMTELLLRGPQTIGELRTRASRMYKLDDLETTKQVLKELEDKQLVESLSPPGRGQTFAHKLYTTQDRLYLDARMAKQAAASESDAGSTATAQPRSAVPSESKSAVDQLIARLDKVTERIDDLEARLKALES; from the coding sequence GTGTCCGAAGAATCTGATCCCAAACCGTCGCCGATTTCCGATAAAGCACAACGCGTTCTCGGGGTGTTGGTCGAGAAAGCCAAGACAACGCCTGACAACTATCCGCTCAGCTTGGCGGGGTTGGTCAGTGGTTGTAATCAAAAATCCAATCGTTCACCGGTGATGGATTTGGACGAAGACGATGTCTTGTTGGCATTGGACGAGTTGCGAGAACGTGGCGCGGCACGCGAGGTTCAAGGCAATGGACGTGTGACCAAGTATCGCCATGCGGCCTATGAATGGCTGGGCGTGGACAGCCCCGGCGCGGCAATCATGACGGAACTGCTGCTCCGTGGTCCGCAAACGATCGGCGAACTTCGCACGCGTGCGTCCCGGATGTACAAGCTGGATGATTTAGAGACGACCAAGCAGGTATTGAAAGAGCTGGAAGACAAGCAGCTCGTTGAATCTCTTTCGCCGCCGGGACGCGGGCAGACATTCGCTCACAAACTCTACACGACGCAGGATCGACTGTACTTGGACGCACGGATGGCCAAGCAAGCAGCGGCATCTGAATCGGACGCTGGGAGTACAGCAACAGCACAACCCCGTTCTGCAGTGCCCAGTGAATCCAAGAGCGCTGTCGATCAATTGATTGCTCGATTGGACAAAGTCACCGAGCGGATCGATGATTTGGAAGCCCGATTGAAGGCGTTGGAATCGTAA
- a CDS encoding IS1380 family transposase, whose product MTKRNRKRAALKRLRRQAVEFDFDGGTLTSDAGLLLLREVDQRLGLIRRVDACIADPRDPIYTAHPQAEILTSRIFGIAAGYEDGNDHAHLRHDAAFQVAAGRTPAQNDYDSDEHVPLASPSTHSRFENRVDRKAMLAIHEEIVNTFLDSYEKPPEEITLDYDATDDPTHGNQDKNYFNGFYDGHCFLPLYVFCGYQLLVAYLRPSSFGAAHHARAVTKLLVQKIRSRWPETKIILRGDGGYSDERLMRWCDKNDVYYVFGLPKNNVLIRNIACEMTRARLEHLKFKSTRTLFKWFRYRTQETWDRHRWVLGKAEHGDKGANPRFVVTNLPSAQGIVEPTYHRPRVDGKQVRQILDPGTICSVAWNPKDFYRERYCQRCEMENRIKEQQMCLFADRTSCTDFMANQFRLILSSLAYVLVDGIRRLALQGTTHARMRVDTIRLRLFKIAARVRVTCRRVIFHLPTHCPSASLFNEVMARLCRSD is encoded by the coding sequence ATGACAAAGCGTAATCGAAAACGAGCTGCACTGAAACGCCTCCGTCGCCAAGCTGTCGAGTTTGATTTTGATGGCGGAACGCTCACGTCCGACGCCGGATTGCTACTGCTTCGCGAAGTCGATCAACGACTCGGCCTGATCCGCCGAGTCGACGCTTGTATTGCCGATCCACGCGATCCTATCTACACCGCACATCCGCAGGCCGAGATCCTGACCAGTCGTATCTTTGGAATTGCGGCAGGCTACGAGGACGGCAACGATCACGCCCACTTGCGGCATGATGCAGCCTTTCAAGTCGCTGCCGGACGCACACCTGCACAGAATGACTATGACAGCGACGAACACGTTCCTTTGGCCAGTCCGTCAACGCATTCACGTTTCGAAAATCGTGTCGATCGCAAAGCGATGCTGGCTATCCACGAAGAAATCGTAAACACCTTTCTGGACAGCTACGAGAAACCGCCCGAAGAAATCACGTTGGACTATGATGCCACAGATGATCCGACGCACGGCAATCAAGACAAAAACTACTTCAATGGATTCTACGACGGCCACTGTTTTCTGCCGCTGTACGTGTTCTGTGGCTATCAGTTGCTTGTCGCCTACTTACGTCCCAGCAGTTTTGGCGCAGCCCATCACGCTCGCGCGGTGACCAAACTGCTGGTTCAAAAGATTCGTTCGCGATGGCCGGAGACGAAAATCATTTTACGTGGCGATGGCGGATATTCTGATGAAAGACTCATGCGTTGGTGCGATAAAAACGACGTCTACTATGTCTTCGGATTGCCCAAGAACAACGTCTTGATCCGCAATATTGCCTGCGAAATGACCCGTGCTCGACTTGAGCATTTGAAATTTAAATCCACGCGAACGCTTTTCAAGTGGTTCCGTTATCGCACTCAGGAAACATGGGACCGTCATCGCTGGGTTCTCGGCAAGGCGGAGCACGGCGACAAGGGAGCCAACCCGCGTTTCGTCGTGACAAACCTGCCCAGTGCCCAAGGGATCGTCGAGCCGACTTATCATCGCCCTCGCGTGGACGGCAAACAGGTTCGACAAATCCTCGATCCTGGAACGATCTGCAGTGTTGCTTGGAACCCGAAGGATTTCTATCGAGAACGTTATTGTCAGCGTTGTGAAATGGAGAATCGGATCAAGGAACAACAGATGTGTTTGTTTGCCGATCGAACCAGCTGCACAGACTTCATGGCCAATCAGTTTCGTTTGATTCTGTCGTCGTTGGCGTATGTGTTGGTCGACGGAATCCGCCGGTTGGCACTTCAGGGCACTACACATGCTCGGATGCGTGTGGATACGATCCGCTTGCGTCTGTTCAAGATTGCCGCGCGAGTGCGCGTGACTTGTCGGCGAGTGATTTTTCACCTTCCGACTCACTGCCCTAGCGCGAGTCTCTTTAACGAAGTCATGGCGCGTCTTTGCCGAAGCGACTAA